The DNA region CCTGGGAGGGGATGGATCCGGCCACCGCGGCCGGGCGGCCATTGTATGGACGGATGACCGTCCGGCGGCGCGGCCCGTTGCCGGCGATTCATGACGACGCGGGCGGTGCCGGCCAGCCACCGGCGTAGTCGTGCTGGCGCCAGGCCTCGAACACCGCCACCGCCACGGCATTGGACAGGTTCAGGCTGCGGTTGCCGGGCAGCAGCGGCAGCCGCAGGCGCCGGGCGGGCGGCACCGATGCCAGCACCTGCGCGGGCAGGCCACGGGTTTCCGGGCCGAACAGCAGGGCATCGCCGGGCCGCCAGTCAGGACGGTCGAAGCGCACCTGGGCGTGTGCGCTGAACGCGAACAGGCGCGGCTGCCGCAGCGACGCCAGGCAGGCCGCCAGGTCCTCGTGCACGCGCACGGTCGCGTACTCCCGGTAGTCCAGCCCGGCGCGGCGCAGGCGCGCATCGTCCAGCTGGAAGCCCAGCGGCGCCACCAGGTGCAGCCGGCAGCCGGTGTTCGCGCACAGGCGGATGGCGTTGCCGGTGTTGGGCGGGATTTCCGGCTGATAGAGGATGACGTCGAACACGGCGGTCGGGGCACAGGGACGGGATGCCGATGATGACCGGCCGGCGGTGCGCTTGCCCGCCCGCTTTTCGCGTTACCTTCTGCAGCGATGTCCCGCGCCGTTGCCGGCGCCCCTTTTCCAAGGATGCGTCATGAGCGCCCGCCCGCCCCTGCTTCCGTTCCGTCGCCTTCTCGGGGCGGTTCCACTGCTCGCCACTCTGGCCGCTGCGCCGCTGCTTGCCGACCCGGGCGCACCTGCGGTACCCGGCGAGCTGGCCTGGCCGCAGGCGCAGGCCAAGGCGGCACCGGCCTGGCGCGCGCCCGGTGCGGCGGTCGCGGTGCTGACCCTGGGGCGCCTGGACCCGGCCCGGGTCGAGGCGGTCCAGGCCGGCAATCGCGCCGCCGGCCTGCGCCGCATCCAGGTCGGTCTGCACCGCGCGCTGGCCGGCGAGCTGGCCAGCGGCGGCCCCGACCTGACCTGGCAGGTCGTCGCTGGCGGTCGGGTGGCGCGGATCGAGGTGGTCGATCCGGGGGCGCTCGGCCTGCGCGTGGCCTTGCGCGGCGACCGCCTGCCGGCAGGGGTCGAGCTGCGGGTTGCCGGCAGCGGCCGACCCGAGTCCGTGTACGCGGTCGAGGGCGGGTCGCCGCACGACCAGCTCGACGGCTGGGGCCGCTACTGGACGGATGCCACCGACGGCGATCGCCAGCTCATCGAGCTGTTCGCGCCGCACGGCGTCGAGGTCGCCAGCCTGGGCACCGGTGTGGTCGCCGCGGTGTCCCACCTGCTGGTCGCCCCGCAGAGCGACGCCGCCCTGGTCGGCAAGGCCCTGGGCGACTCGGGCAGCTGCAACATCAATGTCGCCTGCCGGGTCGACCAGCTCGGCGCCACCTTCGTCGTCGCCAAGAACGCCGTCTCGCGGATGCTGTTCGAATCCGGCGGCGGCACCTTCACCTGCACCGGCACCCTGCTCAACGACCAGGACACCAGCACCCAGATCCCCTGGTACTTCACCGCCCACCACTGCATCGGCAACCAGGCCGAGGCCAGCACCCTGCGCACCTTCTGGCAGTACGAGAGCCCGAGCTGCAACACGGTCGGCGCCGGCGCCAACGTCCAGGTCGGTGGCGGCGCGCAACTGCTGTATTCGCAGGCCGGCACCGACGCGGCCTTGCTGCGCCTGAACGGCACCGTCCCTGGCGGGACCGGGTACGCCGGCTGGAGCGCCGCGGCCCTGCAGGCCAACACCCCGGTGGTGGCGATCCACCACCCCAGCGGCGACGCCAAGAAGTACAGCCGGGGCAACCACTCCGGGCACACCGCCAACGTCAACATCGAGGGCCAGGTGGTGGCCAGTGCCGCCCGTGCGTCCTGGACCGAGGGCACCACCGAAGGCGGCAGCAGCGGCTCGGGCCTGTTCACCTGGGACGCCGCCAGCTATTACCTACGAGGCGGGCTGTTCGGCGGCGGCGCCTCGTGCGCCAACACCGGCCAGAGCGAGGCGGCCGGCAACCGCGATTTCTATTCGCGCTTCGACCAGGTGTATCCATCGATCCAGTCCTACCTGACCGGCACCGGCGGCACGCCGCCCGGGCCCACCCGCGACCACACCGGCCAGTGGGACGTCGCCACCGAGGGCGGTCGCGGCCTGTCGATCTTCCAGTTCCCTGCGCCCGGCAACACGCTGTTCGTGCTGTGGTTCGTGTACGACAGCCAGGGCCGGGCGTCCTGGTACCAGCTCGACCCGTCGTGGACCGGCCAGAACGTCGCCAGCGGCCGCGTGGTGCGCTGGACTGGCCCGCCCTGGGGACCGACCTACAACCCGGCCAACCGCAGCTTCGTGGAGACCGGCAGCTTCACCCTGAACTTCACCTCCGCCGGCAGCGCCACCTTCAGCTACAACGTCGACGGCGTGAACCGTACGGTCACCCTGCAGAAGCTGTAGCGGCAGACGCGGTCGGGCGGGCGGCGACAATCAGCGCACCTGCTGCGCCTGCGCGTCGATCCCGGTTCAGCCGCAGCTGTCGGCGAGCGGAACGACCAGGGCCTCGGCCAACACCGTGGCGGCCGCACCCGCCTGCCGCTGCGCGGGCGGGAAGTCGATGCGCAGCTTGGGATTTCCTCCACCGGGCTGGCGCAGGTTGCTGGGTCCCTCGTAGCGCAGCAGGCGCCCGGTCTGGCGGTCGTACCAGCCATCGACGTGCGGCGCCAGGAACCGGTACCAGGCGCCCAGTTCCAGCCGGTACAGCGAGGCCGGGCGGCCCAGCGTCTCGCCCTCGCCCAGCTTGCGCACCTTGAGGGCGCGCGGCCGGTCCTCGCCGGGCAGCAGGAAATCGAAGCGCAGCGCCTGGCCCGCCTCAAGCGCATCGCGCCGGGCCATGATGAAGGCGTCGAAGCCGGCGTCGGCGACCAGGTCCGGTGCCGGTGGCGGCAACCGACGCGGCGCCGCCGGCTGGTCCAGGCGGCCGGCGAACACCAGCAGTCCTTCCGCGCCGGCATCGATACCTTCGCGCCAGCCGCCGCGGCGGTCCTCGAGGGTGAAGCGCGGCAGGAAGCTGTCGGCAGGCCTGATCAGGCGTTTGCGCGCGAACGGCACGCCGTCGGGACAGCGATACAGCACCACGCGCTGTTCGCCGCCGTCGGCGGTCGGCTGCAGCAGGTGCTCCTCCAGGTGCGCGGTCCGCCCACCGGCATCGGTGGCGACGCCCAGGTAGCGCAGCACGCCCGTCGCGTCCGCCGGGCCGGTTGTCAGCATCAGGATGAGCAGCAGGCCCGGTCGGCGCAGGTACATGGCGGCAGCCTTGCCCGGACTGCGTCAAGGCGACGTCATGC from Lysobacterales bacterium includes:
- a CDS encoding tRNA (cytidine(34)-2'-O)-methyltransferase — its product is MFDVILYQPEIPPNTGNAIRLCANTGCRLHLVAPLGFQLDDARLRRAGLDYREYATVRVHEDLAACLASLRQPRLFAFSAHAQVRFDRPDWRPGDALLFGPETRGLPAQVLASVPPARRLRLPLLPGNRSLNLSNAVAVAVFEAWRQHDYAGGWPAPPASS
- a CDS encoding trypsin-like peptidase domain-containing protein, with the translated sequence MSARPPLLPFRRLLGAVPLLATLAAAPLLADPGAPAVPGELAWPQAQAKAAPAWRAPGAAVAVLTLGRLDPARVEAVQAGNRAAGLRRIQVGLHRALAGELASGGPDLTWQVVAGGRVARIEVVDPGALGLRVALRGDRLPAGVELRVAGSGRPESVYAVEGGSPHDQLDGWGRYWTDATDGDRQLIELFAPHGVEVASLGTGVVAAVSHLLVAPQSDAALVGKALGDSGSCNINVACRVDQLGATFVVAKNAVSRMLFESGGGTFTCTGTLLNDQDTSTQIPWYFTAHHCIGNQAEASTLRTFWQYESPSCNTVGAGANVQVGGGAQLLYSQAGTDAALLRLNGTVPGGTGYAGWSAAALQANTPVVAIHHPSGDAKKYSRGNHSGHTANVNIEGQVVASAARASWTEGTTEGGSSGSGLFTWDAASYYLRGGLFGGGASCANTGQSEAAGNRDFYSRFDQVYPSIQSYLTGTGGTPPGPTRDHTGQWDVATEGGRGLSIFQFPAPGNTLFVLWFVYDSQGRASWYQLDPSWTGQNVASGRVVRWTGPPWGPTYNPANRSFVETGSFTLNFTSAGSATFSYNVDGVNRTVTLQKL